In the genome of Ensifer sp. WSM1721, the window CGACGGAGCCGCGGTTCATGCCGTAGACGCGCTTGCCGGTATTCATCGTTTTGTGCAGCGTGTGCAGCATGAAGCCATCGCCGCCAAGCGCGACGATCACATCCGCATCATCCGGGTCGTGGTCTCCATATAGCGCCTTTAGCTCCCTTGCAGCCTTTTGCGCCTCGTCTGCCGAGGATGCGAGGAAAGCGAGTGTGCCGAATTGGGTCATGAATTCAGTCCGTTGTCGTTGCTCACGGAGAGGCGATGGGCGCCCGCACATGTTTTTCTGGCACGGCCACGCGGCTGACGCACCCGAAAAATTGAAGGCGACCGTATTTTTGCTTTACACCGAGTCAGAATATGCTAACTCCCAACACTGAAAGTGCCCTTATAGCTCAGTTGGTAGAGCGGCTGATTTGTAATCAGTAGGTCGGGAGTTCGAGTCTCTCTGGGGGCACCAAAAAACCCAATAAAATCAGAAAAATAAGGAAACGGTACCGTAACGGTTTCGTTGGTGCGTCGGAATTTTTGCGCGTTTCTTTGCGCAAAACAGGTGTTCGCTGTGCCCAGATCATGGCATCTTTCCCCCATGTCCGCGCCGTCGAAAATCAAAGTCCACGCCACCGAGGTCCCTAACCCGTATTTTTCCCGCGCCCATCCGCCCGGCCCGACCCAATCCGCGAACGATCCCGGCTGTCGTCAATGTCCGCGAATCGGCCGTGACGACAATGGCCTCACGCGGAGTCCTTGACGCGGCACAGGTCGCGGCGGCTGATCGCTTCCGTGCGCTCTTCGAGGCGATGGGCGGCAAAGGTGCCGGCGCCATCGACTACGGCCGCGAGCATGTCGATGGCGGCAAGCGGCGCGATCCGATCACAGAGAGGCAGATGAACGCCGGCCGGGAACTTGCTCGCTGCCGTGATCTGCTCGGCGCCCGTCTATATGGGCTGGTTTCGGCCGTGGCGGGCGAAGGAAGGTCGCTGTATGAGGTCGTCGGCAAGGGCAAGCGCGAGCGCCTGACGGCGGCGGACATGCTTAGGATGGGGCTCGACGATCTGGCCGGGATGTGGCGGCTCGCAACGCGGCGATGATCGTTCCCTCAGCTCTCGGCCGTGCCCCTCGATCGATCGTTAAGGAGCTGGGAAATTGCTGTGACCAGTTGAGCCATGGCGAAGGGCTTTTCGAGCATGATGCTATTCGGGACGCCCATTGAGGGCCAATCGGGAGCGCCGTCCCCGCTGACGTAAACAACGGCCATCTCCGGGTCGACCTCCCGCGCGGTGCGCGCGACCTCCCAGCCGTCCGGCGGTTCGCGGAAGCGGATGTCCGTGATTAGGCCCATTATGGATGCATCGGCTGCATTTAGACGCTCTATCGCCTTCATGCCGCTGGTGGCTGTGACGACCGCGAACCCGGCCTCGACCAACGCCTGCTCGCAATCGAGAAGCAAAAGCGCCTCATCCTCGGCCACCAATATATGAACTGACTCCATGGTCCCCGCCTTGCGATGCTCTTGAACGCGGGCGGAGGCGATCGGTTCCGGGAAGGTCCGTTTTAATCTCGTCTATCGCTTAAATATGCTCCAGCCGGTCCAAGCGGCCACGCCGACTAAGATGATCGCGGCCGAAGAGATAAGCAGCAATTGTAAATCACTGCCATATTCGACCTTCTCAACTGCCAGGGCGGCCAGCAGCACGCCGGCCAAAGCGCCGAGGGCGATTACAGTAACCTTGATAAGCAGGAATGATCCCCTTGTTGAGCCATACCCTAGGTAGTGATCCCTAAGCGCGCGGTCAACTTTTCAGATCACTGTTGTTGCTCAATGCTCCGAGCTTGCGGCCCTCTTTAGCGAGGTTCTTGTCGATGCCAGCCTCGGCGAGAGTCGGGCGGTCATCTTTAGGTGGGGTATGAGTTACCCCGCCTTTCTTTCTTAGGGCGACCCTTGCCCGCTGCACCTTTAGCCAGCCCGACATTCGCCTTTTGCGCCTGCCGCATCTGATTGAGGCGCCGCGAGCGCGAGCTTTGCCAAATAGGCGCGGCGCGCCTATGATCGGGCCTTGATCCCCATGAGGACGCGCTATGAAAGCGGCAGAATTTGATCGGCGCTTCGATGCCGGCGAGGACATTACCGAGGCGGT includes:
- a CDS encoding response regulator translates to MESVHILVAEDEALLLLDCEQALVEAGFAVVTATSGMKAIERLNAADASIMGLITDIRFREPPDGWEVARTAREVDPEMAVVYVSGDGAPDWPSMGVPNSIMLEKPFAMAQLVTAISQLLNDRSRGTAES